The following coding sequences lie in one Indicator indicator isolate 239-I01 chromosome 2, UM_Iind_1.1, whole genome shotgun sequence genomic window:
- the PEX3 gene encoding peroxisomal biogenesis factor 3: protein MLRSLWSFLKRHKKKCLVLGTFLGGVYLLGKYGQKKIREIQEQEAAEYIAQARRQYHFESNQRTCNMTVLSMLPTLRDALMHQLNSESLTSLLKNRPTNKLEIWEDLKIISFTRSIVAVYSTCMLVVLLRVQLNIIGGYIYLDNAALCKNGTTPLAPPEVQQQYLSSIQHLLGDGLTELITIVKQAVHKVFGSISLKHTLSLLELEQKLKDIREAVEHKDSDQIESYSPLCHYLMPDEENPLATQACGLTERDVTTIKLLNETRDMLESPDFSTVLSTCLNRGFSRLLDNMAEFFRPTKQDLSRNGSVNSLSGVSLPLAKIIPIINGQIHSVCSETPSHFVQDLLMMEQVKDFAANVYEAFSTPQQLEK from the exons GAGTCTATTTACTGGGAAAATATGGGcagaagaaaatcagagaaatcCAAGAACAAGAGGCAGCTGAATACATTGCCCAAGCACGAAGGCAGTATCACTTTGAAAGCAATCAAAGGACATGCAATATGACAG TGCTGTCAATGCTTCCAACACTGAGGGATGCCTTAATGCATCAATTAAATTCTGAGTCTCTCACATCTCTTCTTAAAAATAG gCCAACAAACAAGTTAGAAATATGGGAGGATTTAAAGATAATAA GTTTCACAAGAAGCATTGTAGCTGTATATAGTACCTGTATGCTAGTAGTCCTTTTGAGAGTCCAGTTAAATATTATTGGCGGTTACATCTACCTAGATAATGCTGCACTCTGCAAAAATGGCACG ACACCACTAGCTCCACCTGAAGTTCAGCAGCAATATTTATCAAGTATTCAGCACCTTTTAGGAGATG GACTGACTGAATTGATAACCATTGTCAAACAAGCTGTGCATAAAGTTTTTGGAAG tatTTCCCTTAAGCACACCCTATCTCTTCTGGAGCTGGAACAGAAACTTAAAGATatcagggaagcagtggaacaTAAGGATTCAGATCAGATTGAATCTTACTCTCCCTTATGTCATTATCTGATGCCAGATGAAGAAAACCCCCTGGCTACTCAG GCCTGTGGACTCACAGAAAGAGATGTCACTACAATTAAATTACTTAATGAAACTAGAGATATGCTAGAAAG tccAGACTTCAGTACAGTTTTGAGCACATGCTTAAACAGAGGATTTAGTCGACTACTGGACAATATGGCAGAGTTTTTTAGACCAACCAAACAGGACCTCTCTCGGAATGGCTCTGTAAATAg tCTTTCTGGTGTCAGTCTTCCTTTAGCCAAGATAATACCAATAATCAATGGACAGATCCATTCAGTATGCAGTGAAACACCCAGTCATTTTGTTCAG GACCTGTTGATGATGGAACAAGTGAAAGATTTTGCTGCTAATGTTTATGAAGCTTTTAGTACACCTCAGCAATTAGAGAAATGA